In Nocardioides sp. JQ2195, a genomic segment contains:
- a CDS encoding IS256 family transposase — protein MALSQSALSELLDAFRTGDGVDMIRESVRTVLQELVDFEAAGVIGAERYERTEDRFTERNGTRPKLLATKAGDVELRIPKLRKGSFFPSILEPRRRIDQALYAVVMEAYVHGVSTRSVDDLVAAMGADSGISKSEVSRICEGLDESVGAFRTRPLDHTPFPYVYLDATYLHVRNKPGKGGQVVSMAVVVATGVAADGTREVLGLDVGDSEDETFWRSFLLSLKQRGLAGVQLVISDQHSGLVAALKRSFQGSAHQRCRVHFARNLLAHVPKSHADMVAAVFRTIFAQPDPKAVTAAWDEVRDQLAASFPKVGPLMDEAKAEVLAFTGFPKAHWCKIWSTNPLERVNKEIKRRSRVVGIFPNAAAVIRLVGAVLIDMHDEWIAGDRRYLSEESMAQLNDTMDTGTHAAIKSGE, from the coding sequence ATGGCCTTGTCCCAGTCTGCCCTGTCTGAGTTGCTCGACGCGTTCCGCACCGGAGATGGCGTCGACATGATCCGTGAATCGGTCCGCACCGTGCTGCAAGAGCTCGTAGATTTCGAAGCTGCCGGGGTGATCGGCGCGGAGCGCTACGAGCGAACCGAAGACCGCTTCACCGAACGCAACGGCACCCGGCCGAAGCTGCTGGCCACCAAGGCCGGCGATGTCGAGCTGCGGATCCCCAAACTGAGGAAGGGGTCGTTCTTCCCCTCCATCCTCGAACCCCGCCGCCGCATCGACCAGGCGCTGTACGCGGTGGTGATGGAGGCCTACGTCCACGGTGTGTCCACCAGGAGTGTGGACGACCTGGTCGCGGCGATGGGCGCCGACTCGGGGATCAGCAAGTCCGAGGTCTCCCGGATCTGCGAAGGCCTCGATGAGTCCGTCGGGGCGTTCCGCACCCGGCCGCTCGATCACACGCCGTTCCCCTACGTCTACCTGGACGCGACCTACCTCCACGTGCGCAACAAGCCCGGCAAGGGCGGCCAGGTCGTCTCGATGGCGGTCGTGGTGGCGACCGGGGTCGCCGCCGACGGGACCCGTGAGGTCCTCGGACTCGACGTCGGCGACAGCGAGGACGAGACGTTCTGGCGGTCCTTCCTACTCAGCCTCAAACAACGCGGCCTGGCCGGGGTGCAGTTGGTCATCTCTGATCAGCACTCCGGGCTGGTGGCGGCATTGAAGCGGTCCTTCCAGGGCTCCGCGCACCAGCGGTGCCGGGTCCACTTCGCCCGCAACCTGCTCGCCCACGTACCCAAGTCCCACGCCGACATGGTCGCCGCGGTGTTCCGCACGATCTTCGCCCAACCCGACCCCAAGGCCGTTACCGCCGCGTGGGACGAGGTCCGTGACCAACTCGCCGCCTCGTTCCCCAAGGTCGGCCCGCTCATGGACGAAGCCAAGGCGGAGGTACTCGCGTTCACCGGCTTCCCCAAGGCCCACTGGTGCAAGATCTGGTCGACCAACCCACTCGAGCGAGTCAACAAAGAGATCAAGCGCCGCTCCCGAGTGGTCGGGATCTTCCCCAACGCTGCCGCGGTGATCAGGCTCGTCGGTGCGGTGCTGATCGACATGCACGACGAGTGGATCGCCGGCGACCGCCGCTACCTCTCAGAGGAGTCCATGGCGCAACTCAACGACACCATGGATACTGGTACTCATGCCGCCATCAAGAGCGGCGAGTAG
- a CDS encoding helix-turn-helix transcriptional regulator, with product MAIEWRLRPVTAERELWQTSDLRRALEDVGAPGLSQAQVYRLVSSRPGRLNLDTLDALCRVLACNVEDILRRVPDEEPST from the coding sequence ATGGCAATCGAGTGGCGGCTGCGTCCGGTCACGGCAGAGCGGGAACTCTGGCAGACCAGCGATCTGCGCCGGGCCCTCGAAGACGTCGGAGCGCCGGGACTGTCCCAGGCACAGGTCTACCGCCTCGTGTCCTCTCGCCCAGGGCGCCTCAACCTCGACACACTCGACGCGCTCTGCCGAGTCCTCGCCTGCAACGTCGAGGACATCCTGCGGCGAGTACCCGACGAGGAACCCTCGACGTGA
- a CDS encoding helix-turn-helix domain-containing protein, translated as MEEFAASYVPKGKRTQQRYRLTATEQSRRWIAGHHSPRDVAELFAVSETTVQRWVATGRLSAERHPTRGWIRFTYDDVDCLADERREWISYATAAELIGISAGTVRALVLKGELEHRTASQQQPSISRRSAQECKSKRQVEKDARAAKRAAKTAASSPPDDGEVWLSLTEGALVLRVSRTRVGQLVRSGRIPATKRERRWWIRRSHAESLSATRAVRLMRVR; from the coding sequence GTGGAAGAGTTCGCCGCGAGCTACGTCCCCAAAGGCAAGCGCACGCAGCAGCGCTACCGTCTCACCGCCACGGAGCAATCGAGGCGCTGGATTGCTGGCCACCACAGTCCGCGTGACGTGGCTGAGCTCTTCGCGGTGAGCGAGACAACCGTGCAACGGTGGGTGGCAACGGGCCGGCTCAGTGCCGAGAGACACCCCACCCGCGGCTGGATCCGCTTCACCTACGACGACGTCGACTGCCTCGCCGACGAGCGCCGAGAATGGATCAGTTACGCCACCGCCGCGGAACTGATCGGCATCTCGGCCGGCACAGTGCGCGCCTTGGTCCTCAAGGGCGAGCTCGAGCACCGCACAGCCTCACAGCAGCAGCCCTCCATCTCCAGGCGATCTGCTCAGGAGTGCAAATCGAAAAGACAGGTCGAGAAGGACGCGCGTGCTGCGAAACGGGCCGCGAAGACAGCAGCTAGCAGTCCTCCGGACGACGGGGAAGTCTGGCTCAGCCTCACTGAAGGTGCCCTGGTCTTGCGAGTGAGCAGAACCCGGGTCGGCCAACTGGTCAGGTCCGGGCGAATCCCTGCCACCAAGCGTGAGCGACGGTGGTGGATCCGACGCTCACACGCCGAGTCGCTCTCAGCCACACGGGCAGTTCGCTTGATGCGCGTCAGGTAG
- a CDS encoding thermonuclease family protein: MSLVIVAAVIVVGIRGIFSGLALGGELGGNLLDAPGRGDRDSVLSAQRTRGTMAYVLDGDTVQVTTRAGASVRVRFLGISASEIPHPGRPGECYGQPSKQNLEQLLPVGTRVTLVSDPSQRDVDTYGRWLRYVQADGRDVGAAQIHSGGARPRTSSPPVARSSAYTELEDTARGRGAGMWSACR; this comes from the coding sequence GTGTCCTTGGTGATCGTGGCGGCGGTGATCGTCGTTGGCATCCGCGGCATTTTCAGTGGCCTCGCCCTTGGTGGCGAACTCGGTGGCAACCTCCTCGATGCCCCGGGTCGCGGCGACCGCGACTCCGTTCTGTCGGCGCAGCGCACGCGAGGGACGATGGCGTACGTCCTCGACGGCGACACCGTCCAGGTGACGACTCGGGCCGGTGCGTCGGTCCGGGTTCGGTTCCTCGGGATCAGTGCTTCCGAGATCCCGCATCCCGGCAGACCGGGGGAGTGCTACGGCCAGCCGTCCAAGCAGAACCTTGAGCAGCTGCTCCCTGTGGGTACTCGGGTGACCCTCGTGAGTGATCCCAGCCAGCGCGACGTCGACACCTACGGCCGCTGGCTGCGGTATGTGCAGGCCGACGGGCGCGACGTCGGTGCTGCCCAGATCCACTCCGGCGGTGCTCGCCCCCGAACCAGCTCGCCCCCGGTTGCACGGTCCTCGGCATACACCGAACTGGAGGACACGGCTCGTGGTCGAGGTGCCGGGATGTGGTCGGCATGTCGCTGA
- a CDS encoding DJ-1/PfpI family protein codes for MSETRHVVFLVFDGMKMLDVTGPAEVFSEANRFGAGYILDYVSPQGKAVVTSIGTMFPVTAAAADVVGADTVVVSGGDDLPVKSIPPELIASVLVLHARSRRMVSICTGSFILAVSGLLDGRRATTHWRHADLLRTAHHDPPPHRRLPSPKAPGTLDRDRRPPHGRHTRRGRRGRRA; via the coding sequence GTGTCCGAGACGCGGCACGTCGTGTTTTTGGTCTTCGACGGCATGAAGATGCTCGACGTGACCGGACCCGCTGAGGTCTTCTCCGAAGCGAACAGGTTCGGCGCCGGATACATCCTCGACTACGTGTCGCCCCAGGGCAAAGCAGTGGTCACGTCGATCGGGACAATGTTTCCGGTCACTGCTGCAGCCGCTGATGTGGTCGGGGCTGACACAGTTGTCGTTTCGGGTGGTGATGACCTTCCGGTGAAGTCGATCCCGCCCGAACTGATTGCCTCGGTGCTCGTTCTGCATGCCCGGTCCCGGCGCATGGTCTCCATCTGCACAGGCTCGTTCATCCTGGCCGTATCCGGCCTCTTGGACGGTCGCCGCGCCACGACGCACTGGCGCCACGCCGACCTGCTTCGCACGGCGCACCACGATCCGCCTCCTCATCGACGACTCCCGTCGCCCAAAGCGCCGGGAACGCTCGACCGAGATCGACGACCACCACATGGGCGGCACACCCGCCGGGGACGTCGAGGTCGTCGAGCGTGA
- a CDS encoding sigma-70 family RNA polymerase sigma factor, translated as MDDSRRPKRRERSTEIDDHHMGGTPAGDVEVVERDAVVRALSELTPKRRACVVLRYYHQLSVRETAAALGCSEGTVKSQTSDALRALKPLLETDDTETGPRL; from the coding sequence ATCGACGACTCCCGTCGCCCAAAGCGCCGGGAACGCTCGACCGAGATCGACGACCACCACATGGGCGGCACACCCGCCGGGGACGTCGAGGTCGTCGAGCGTGACGCCGTGGTGCGGGCGCTGTCAGAGCTCACCCCGAAGCGACGCGCGTGCGTCGTGCTCCGCTACTACCACCAGCTGTCCGTCAGGGAGACGGCCGCCGCGCTGGGCTGCTCCGAGGGAACGGTGAAGAGCCAGACCTCTGACGCACTGCGCGCGCTGAAGCCGCTGCTCGAGACGGACGACACCGAGACAGGACCCAGGCTGTGA
- a CDS encoding amidohydrolase family protein, whose protein sequence is MDPLVIRNVLPVPLGVDEAAATEPVDVLVEDGVVRRMGTDLPDVDDARVHDADGRWMIPGLWDHHVHLGQVAMTTSRLDLSTARSPEEVTFFVQERLSYAPDKPLVGFGHRSATWPRKPTVAELDEVSDGVPIVLISGDAHHAWLNSPALRGLGLAPRNEVVRESEWFEAYGRLEGLIGREATPEAYRTVQAEAASRGVVGLVDFEFTGGADDWAGRWAEGVDLLRIRMATYADGLDAVLDAALRSGDTIPDTGLVTMGPLKVISDGSLNTRTAWCCAPYTNGDDLIHPFGYANQTVEELRKLMVRATTGGLEVAVHAIGDAAVHEALLSFAATGARGSIEHAQLIDPADVPRLAASGLRASVQPAHLLDDRDVSEHCWADRLDRCFALRWMHDAGTRMHLGSDAPVAPLDPWLAMAAAVHRSADERDPWNPGQSLTAREALAASTDGWGTVAVGHPGDLVLLDADPLADVGDTGATSTHLRFMNVAATYVAGRLTAPLLS, encoded by the coding sequence ATGGATCCACTCGTCATCCGCAACGTGCTCCCGGTGCCACTCGGTGTCGACGAAGCAGCTGCCACCGAACCCGTCGACGTGCTCGTGGAGGACGGCGTCGTACGCCGGATGGGCACCGATCTGCCCGACGTCGACGACGCCCGGGTCCACGACGCCGACGGACGCTGGATGATCCCCGGTCTGTGGGACCACCACGTGCACCTCGGCCAGGTGGCGATGACCACGAGCCGGCTCGACCTGTCCACGGCCCGGTCGCCGGAGGAAGTCACCTTCTTCGTGCAGGAGCGCCTCTCCTATGCACCCGACAAGCCGCTGGTCGGCTTCGGACACCGCTCGGCCACGTGGCCGCGCAAGCCAACCGTCGCCGAGCTCGACGAGGTCTCCGACGGTGTCCCGATCGTGCTGATCAGCGGCGACGCCCACCACGCGTGGTTGAACTCGCCTGCCCTGCGGGGGCTCGGCCTCGCACCGCGCAACGAGGTGGTGCGCGAGTCGGAGTGGTTCGAGGCCTACGGACGGCTGGAGGGGCTGATCGGCAGGGAGGCCACGCCGGAGGCGTACCGCACGGTGCAGGCCGAGGCCGCCTCCCGGGGCGTCGTCGGCCTGGTCGACTTCGAGTTCACCGGCGGCGCCGACGACTGGGCCGGGCGCTGGGCCGAGGGAGTCGACCTGTTGCGGATCCGGATGGCCACGTATGCCGACGGCCTCGACGCGGTCCTCGACGCGGCGCTGCGTTCCGGCGACACGATCCCGGACACCGGACTGGTCACCATGGGCCCACTGAAGGTCATCTCCGACGGCTCGCTCAACACCCGCACCGCGTGGTGCTGTGCGCCGTACACCAACGGCGACGACCTGATCCATCCGTTCGGCTATGCCAACCAGACCGTCGAGGAGCTGCGCAAGCTGATGGTGCGGGCCACCACCGGCGGTCTCGAGGTTGCCGTGCACGCGATCGGTGACGCCGCCGTCCACGAGGCACTGCTCAGCTTCGCGGCCACCGGGGCGCGGGGCTCCATCGAGCACGCCCAGCTGATCGACCCTGCCGACGTGCCCCGGCTGGCCGCTTCCGGCCTGCGTGCCAGCGTGCAGCCCGCCCACCTGCTCGACGACCGCGACGTGTCCGAGCACTGCTGGGCCGATCGGCTCGACCGTTGTTTCGCCCTGCGGTGGATGCACGACGCGGGCACCCGGATGCACCTGGGCTCCGACGCCCCCGTGGCTCCCCTGGACCCGTGGCTCGCGATGGCGGCTGCCGTGCACCGCAGCGCCGACGAGCGCGACCCGTGGAACCCCGGCCAGTCCCTGACCGCACGCGAGGCGTTGGCCGCGTCGACCGACGGGTGGGGCACGGTCGCCGTGGGACATCCGGGCGACCTGGTGCTGCTCGACGCGGACCCGTTGGCCGACGTCGGTGACACCGGGGCGACCAGCACCCACCTGCGCTTCATGAACGTCGCCGCGACGTACGTCGCCGGGCGGCTCACCGCCCCGCTCCTGAGCTGA
- a CDS encoding ATP-dependent helicase, protein MALEQFSAPTRAWFEAAFAEPTPAQAGAWASIGAGQHSLVVAPTGSGKTLSAFLWSIDRLLTADPPDDKLRRCRVLYVSPLKALAVDVERNLRAPLAGIRHTAERLGQTVNVVSIGLRSGDTSAADRRRFQTNPPDIMITTPESLFLMLTSRAREALRGVETVILDEVHAVAGTKRGAHLALSLERLDDLLERPAQRIGLSATVRPLDEVARFLGGTAPVTIVAPPAQKSWDLKVVVPVEDMSEIGQPLEDDFEGPAAGGPRAVSIWPHVEERVVDLLESHRSTIVFANSRRLAERLTARFNEIAAERAGVEPAADGSPPAQVMAQSGQSDGAPAVIAKAHHGSVSKEQRSLIEDELKRGRLPAVVATSSLELGIDMGAVDLVIQIESPPSVASALQRVGRAGHQVGEVSRGVLFPKHRGDLAQTAVTVQRMRTGGIESLRVPANPLDVLAQQVIAAAALDDWDVDALYALVRRTASFAGLPRAAYDATLDLLSGRYPSDEFAELRPRIVWDRVTGQLTGRPGAQRLAVTSGGTIPDRGLFGVFLVGEKANRVGELDEEMVYESRVGDVFALGATSWRIEDITHDRVLVTPAPGVPGRLPFWKGDSLGRPAELGQAVGAFTRELATMPAAEARVAATDVGLDAWAADNLLAYLAEQREATNQLPSDQTIVVERFRDELGDWRLVVHSPYGTPVHAPWALAVNTRLRERYGVEASAVASDDGIVLRIPDTDAEPPGGDVVVFAPDEIEDLVTSEVGGSALFASRFRECAARALLLPRRDPGRRSPLWQQRQRSAQLLEVAAKYPSFPIVLEAVREVLQDVYDLPSLVALLRRIDQREVRVVDVATAQPSPYARSLLFGYVAQFVYEGDSPIAERRAAALSLDQGLLAELLGRAELRELLDPEVLAEVEAELQRLATDRRARDSEGIADLLRLLGPLTHAEIAARCVDDADVAGWIAHLADSRRAVPVRMGGEDRWSAVEDVARLRDGLGVPTPPGTPDAFTEPVEDPLGDLVGRFARSHGPFTSAEVAARLGLGVAVAQQTLVRLASSGRVLEGEFRPSGSSGSQEWCDAEVLRKLRRRSLARLRKEVEPVEPEVLGRFLPTWQNLTSSRGNGGALRGIDGVLTAVDQLAGCPVPASALEPLVLAARVSDYEPSMLDELTATGEVLWSGHGALPGSDGWISVHLADQAPLTLPEPSSDLLGETHRAVLEALSPGGAYFFRQLGAAVGSTDDSELSAALWDLVWAGHLTNDTLAPVRALTRSGTTTHRSRRTPPRARGSARGRATMPSRTGPPETAGRWAALPAIEDDATRRTHATAEALLERHGVVTRGAVASERVVGGFAAVYKVLSLFEDSGRCRRGYFVDGLGAAQFGSAGAVDRLRTFVEQSPGEKPVAVALAATDPANPFGAALSWPERVTEEGAGHRPGRKAGAMVVLVDGALGLYVERGGRTLLTFTDSPDLLGPACSALADAVRRGALGRLTVEKADGEPLLGRGDSSSPLRIALQQAGFVTTPKGLRIRA, encoded by the coding sequence ATGGCCCTCGAGCAGTTCAGCGCACCCACCCGCGCGTGGTTCGAGGCTGCCTTCGCCGAGCCCACCCCGGCCCAGGCGGGAGCGTGGGCCTCCATCGGGGCCGGGCAGCACTCGCTCGTCGTCGCACCGACGGGGTCGGGCAAGACGCTCTCGGCCTTCCTGTGGTCGATCGACCGACTGCTCACCGCTGACCCTCCCGACGACAAGCTGCGTCGTTGCCGGGTGCTCTACGTCTCGCCACTGAAGGCGCTCGCCGTCGACGTCGAGCGCAACCTGCGCGCGCCCCTCGCCGGCATCCGCCACACCGCCGAACGACTGGGCCAGACCGTCAACGTCGTGAGCATCGGGCTGCGCTCCGGTGACACCAGCGCCGCCGATCGTCGCCGGTTCCAGACCAACCCTCCGGACATCATGATCACCACGCCGGAGTCGCTCTTCCTGATGCTGACCTCGCGGGCCCGCGAGGCGCTCCGCGGCGTCGAGACCGTGATCCTCGACGAGGTGCATGCCGTGGCGGGCACCAAGCGGGGCGCCCACCTGGCCCTCTCCCTGGAGCGGCTCGACGACCTGCTCGAACGCCCCGCCCAGCGCATCGGGCTGTCCGCGACCGTGCGTCCGCTCGACGAGGTCGCCCGGTTCCTGGGCGGCACCGCTCCCGTGACGATCGTGGCCCCGCCCGCGCAGAAGTCGTGGGACCTGAAGGTCGTCGTCCCCGTGGAGGACATGTCCGAGATCGGCCAACCCCTCGAGGACGACTTCGAGGGACCCGCCGCCGGAGGTCCTCGCGCCGTCTCCATCTGGCCCCACGTCGAGGAGCGCGTGGTCGACCTGCTCGAGTCCCACCGGTCGACGATCGTCTTCGCCAACTCCCGGCGCCTGGCCGAGCGACTGACCGCCCGGTTCAACGAGATCGCGGCCGAGCGCGCCGGTGTGGAACCCGCCGCCGACGGCTCCCCACCGGCCCAGGTCATGGCCCAGTCCGGGCAGTCCGACGGAGCGCCAGCGGTGATCGCCAAGGCGCACCACGGGTCGGTGTCCAAGGAGCAACGCTCCCTCATCGAGGACGAGCTCAAGCGCGGCCGGCTCCCCGCGGTGGTCGCGACCAGCAGCCTCGAGCTCGGCATCGACATGGGTGCCGTCGACCTGGTCATCCAGATCGAGTCGCCGCCGAGCGTGGCCAGTGCCCTGCAGCGCGTCGGACGGGCCGGGCACCAGGTCGGCGAGGTGTCGCGGGGGGTGTTGTTCCCCAAGCACCGCGGCGACCTCGCCCAGACCGCGGTCACCGTGCAACGCATGCGCACCGGCGGCATCGAGTCGCTCCGGGTTCCGGCCAACCCGCTCGACGTCCTGGCCCAGCAGGTGATCGCCGCGGCCGCCCTCGACGACTGGGACGTCGACGCCCTCTACGCACTGGTGCGACGCACCGCCTCCTTCGCGGGGCTGCCGCGAGCGGCGTACGACGCCACCCTCGACCTGCTCAGCGGCCGCTACCCCAGCGACGAGTTCGCCGAGCTCCGCCCCCGCATCGTGTGGGACCGCGTCACCGGGCAGCTGACCGGCCGACCCGGCGCGCAACGACTCGCCGTGACCAGCGGCGGCACCATCCCTGACCGGGGACTCTTCGGGGTCTTCCTGGTCGGGGAGAAGGCCAACCGCGTCGGCGAGCTCGACGAGGAGATGGTCTACGAGTCGCGGGTGGGCGACGTCTTCGCGCTGGGCGCGACCAGCTGGCGCATCGAGGACATCACCCACGACCGGGTGCTGGTCACTCCAGCCCCGGGGGTGCCGGGGCGGCTTCCGTTCTGGAAGGGCGACTCCCTCGGTCGACCGGCCGAGCTGGGCCAGGCGGTGGGCGCGTTCACCCGCGAGCTCGCCACCATGCCCGCCGCGGAGGCCCGGGTCGCCGCCACCGACGTGGGCCTCGACGCCTGGGCGGCCGACAACCTGCTCGCCTACCTCGCCGAGCAGCGCGAGGCCACCAACCAGCTGCCCAGCGACCAGACCATCGTGGTCGAGCGGTTCCGCGACGAGCTGGGTGACTGGCGCCTGGTGGTGCACTCCCCCTACGGCACACCGGTGCACGCGCCGTGGGCCCTGGCCGTCAACACCCGGCTGCGGGAGCGCTACGGCGTCGAGGCCTCGGCGGTCGCCAGTGACGACGGCATCGTCCTGCGCATCCCCGACACCGACGCCGAGCCCCCCGGCGGTGACGTCGTGGTCTTCGCGCCCGACGAGATCGAGGACCTGGTCACCTCCGAGGTCGGCGGCTCCGCGCTGTTCGCGAGCCGGTTCCGCGAATGTGCTGCGCGGGCGCTGCTGCTGCCGCGTCGTGACCCGGGACGCCGTTCGCCGCTGTGGCAACAGCGCCAGCGCTCGGCCCAGCTGCTCGAGGTGGCCGCCAAGTACCCGTCCTTCCCGATCGTCCTCGAGGCCGTGCGAGAAGTGCTGCAGGACGTCTACGACCTGCCCAGCCTGGTCGCCCTGCTGCGCCGGATCGACCAGCGCGAGGTGCGCGTCGTCGACGTGGCGACGGCCCAGCCCTCGCCCTATGCCCGCAGCCTGCTCTTCGGCTACGTCGCGCAGTTCGTCTATGAAGGCGACTCCCCCATCGCCGAGCGCCGCGCTGCCGCGCTGAGCCTCGACCAGGGCCTGCTGGCCGAGCTCCTCGGCCGTGCCGAGCTGCGCGAGCTGCTCGACCCTGAGGTGCTGGCCGAGGTCGAGGCGGAGCTGCAACGACTCGCCACCGACCGCCGGGCCCGCGACTCCGAGGGCATCGCCGACCTGCTCCGGCTGCTCGGGCCGCTGACCCACGCCGAGATCGCCGCCCGGTGCGTCGACGACGCGGACGTCGCCGGCTGGATCGCCCACCTCGCCGACTCCCGCCGAGCAGTCCCCGTGCGGATGGGCGGCGAGGACCGCTGGAGCGCTGTCGAGGACGTGGCACGGTTGCGCGACGGGCTCGGCGTGCCGACCCCGCCCGGCACTCCCGATGCCTTCACCGAGCCCGTCGAGGATCCTCTCGGCGACCTGGTCGGACGCTTCGCGCGCAGCCACGGCCCCTTCACGTCGGCCGAGGTCGCCGCACGACTGGGGCTCGGGGTCGCGGTGGCCCAGCAGACCCTGGTCCGGCTCGCCTCGAGCGGCCGCGTGCTGGAGGGTGAGTTCCGCCCCTCCGGGAGCTCGGGCAGCCAGGAGTGGTGTGACGCCGAGGTGCTGCGCAAGCTGCGCCGGCGCTCGCTGGCCCGGTTGCGCAAGGAGGTCGAGCCCGTCGAGCCGGAGGTGCTCGGCCGGTTCCTCCCCACCTGGCAGAACCTCACGTCCTCCCGTGGCAACGGGGGTGCCCTGCGCGGCATCGACGGCGTGCTCACCGCGGTCGACCAGCTGGCCGGGTGCCCCGTGCCGGCCTCGGCGCTCGAGCCGCTGGTGCTGGCAGCCAGGGTGAGCGACTACGAGCCGTCGATGCTCGACGAGCTCACCGCCACCGGCGAGGTGCTGTGGTCGGGCCACGGGGCACTGCCCGGCAGCGACGGCTGGATCTCGGTCCACCTGGCCGACCAGGCTCCGCTCACCCTGCCCGAGCCTTCCTCGGACCTTCTCGGCGAGACCCATCGGGCCGTGCTGGAGGCACTGTCCCCCGGAGGGGCCTACTTCTTCCGACAGCTGGGCGCGGCCGTCGGGTCGACCGACGACTCAGAGCTGTCCGCCGCCCTGTGGGACCTGGTCTGGGCCGGTCACCTGACCAACGACACCCTCGCCCCGGTGCGAGCGCTCACCCGCTCCGGCACGACCACCCACCGGAGTCGGCGTACTCCCCCGAGGGCGCGCGGCAGCGCCCGCGGCCGCGCGACGATGCCCTCGCGCACCGGACCGCCCGAGACCGCCGGACGCTGGGCCGCCCTGCCCGCGATCGAGGACGACGCGACCCGCCGGACGCACGCCACCGCGGAGGCCCTGCTCGAGCGCCACGGAGTGGTCACCCGCGGTGCGGTCGCCAGCGAGCGGGTGGTGGGCGGCTTTGCGGCGGTCTACAAGGTGCTCTCCCTCTTCGAGGACTCCGGGCGCTGTCGACGCGGCTACTTCGTGGACGGGCTCGGGGCGGCCCAGTTCGGCTCGGCGGGCGCGGTCGACCGGCTGCGCACCTTCGTCGAGCAGTCTCCCGGCGAGAAGCCGGTCGCCGTGGCGTTGGCCGCCACCGACCCCGCCAACCCGTTCGGCGCTGCCCTGTCCTGGCCGGAGCGCGTGACCGAGGAGGGCGCCGGGCACCGTCCCGGGCGCAAGGCCGGCGCGATGGTGGTGCTGGTCGACGGGGCGCTCGGGCTCTACGTCGAGCGTGGCGGACGCACCCTGCTCACCTTCACCGACTCCCCCGACCTGCTCGGTCCGGCCTGCTCGGCGCTGGCCGACGCCGTACGCCGTGGCGCGCTCGGGCGGCTCACGGTGGAGAAGGCGGACGGCGAGCCCCTGCTCGGCCGTGGCGACTCGTCCTCCCCCTTGCGCATCGCCCTGCAGCAGGCGGGGTTCGTGACCACACCGAAGGGGCTGAGGATCCGTGCCTGA
- a CDS encoding Fpg/Nei family DNA glycosylase, translating into MPEGDTVWRTARALDSALTGARITMSDFRVPSLAEVDLRGRLVNGTVSRGKHLLTRIGDDHLLHTHLKMEGSWHLYRSESRWQRPVEQARVVLRTPRWIAVGFSLGVLELLGADETERAVGHLGPDLLGEDWSPDEAIRRLMVAPDRTIGEALLDQRNLAGIGNLYRSELCFLNGILPTTPVAEIRDLRRLMARAKALLEANKTRRIQTTTGNTRHGHQHWVYGRNGQPCARCGTTVRMEMIGTPGRERAAYWCPSCQH; encoded by the coding sequence GTGCCTGAAGGCGACACCGTCTGGCGCACCGCACGTGCCCTGGACTCGGCCCTCACCGGGGCCAGGATCACGATGAGCGACTTCCGGGTGCCGTCGTTGGCCGAGGTGGACCTGCGCGGTCGGCTGGTCAACGGCACCGTCTCGCGCGGCAAGCACCTGCTCACCCGCATCGGAGACGACCACCTGCTGCACACCCACCTGAAGATGGAGGGTTCTTGGCACCTCTACCGCTCGGAGTCGCGCTGGCAGCGCCCCGTGGAGCAGGCCCGCGTCGTGCTGCGCACCCCCCGCTGGATCGCGGTCGGGTTCTCCCTCGGTGTGCTGGAGCTGCTGGGCGCCGACGAGACGGAGCGAGCGGTCGGCCATCTCGGTCCCGACCTGTTGGGTGAGGACTGGTCGCCCGACGAAGCCATCCGCCGCCTCATGGTCGCGCCGGACCGCACGATCGGCGAGGCCCTCCTCGACCAACGCAACCTGGCTGGCATCGGCAACCTCTATCGCAGTGAGCTCTGCTTCCTCAACGGGATCCTCCCGACCACGCCGGTCGCGGAGATCCGTGACCTGCGACGGTTGATGGCCCGGGCCAAGGCGTTGCTCGAGGCCAACAAGACGCGACGCATCCAGACCACCACGGGCAACACCCGCCACGGACACCAGCACTGGGTCTACGGGCGCAACGGTCAACCGTGCGCTCGGTGCGGCACGACCGTGAGGATGGAGATGATCGGCACACCGGGACGCGAGCGGGCGGCGTACTGGTGTCCTTCGTGCCAGCACTGA
- a CDS encoding helix-turn-helix transcriptional regulator codes for MVLFRRILGEVLRAHRMRRGLTLREVSAEARVSLGYISEIERGQKEASSELLASLCGALDLPLSDVLRDVSDAVAVEERALEIVPTPITVGTGPGVVASAA; via the coding sequence ATGGTGCTCTTTCGTCGGATCCTCGGCGAGGTGCTTCGCGCGCATCGCATGCGGCGTGGCCTGACCCTGCGTGAGGTCTCCGCGGAGGCCCGGGTGAGCCTCGGTTACATCTCCGAGATCGAGCGTGGCCAGAAGGAAGCATCGTCCGAGCTGCTGGCATCGCTGTGTGGTGCCCTCGACCTGCCGCTCTCCGACGTGCTGCGTGACGTGAGTGACGCGGTCGCCGTGGAGGAACGCGCGCTCGAGATCGTGCCGACGCCGATCACCGTGGGCACCGGCCCCGGTGTGGTCGCCTCCGCAGCCTGA